Within Streptomyces sp. NBC_00704, the genomic segment TGGGCTCCTGGGGCCTGCGGCACGTCGCCCTGCCCGCCTCCGGCCTCTACCCGATCGCCGTCATGGCGATCGCCGTCACCGCCTACGCGGCGGGCTCCCTGGCGCACGGCAGCGGCTTCCTCGGCGTCTACCTCGCCGCCATGGTCATGGGCAACGCCAAACTGCCCCACTGGCCCGCCACGCGCGGGTTCGCCGACGGGCTCGGCTGGATGGCCCAGATCGGCATGTTCGTCCTGCTCGGCCTGCTGGTCACCCCGCACGAGCTGGGCGACGACGTGCTGCCAGCGCTCGTCATCGGCCTGGTGCTCACCATGGTGGCCCGCCCGATCAGCGTCTTCCTCTGCCTGACCCCCTTCCGGGTGCCCTGGCAGGAGCAGACCCTGATGTCCTGGGCCGGCCTGCGCGGCGCCGTGCCCATCATCCTGGCGACGATCCCCATGGTGAACGGCGTCGACGGCAGCCGCCGGATCTTCAACATCGTCTTCGTCCTGGTCGTCGTCTACACCCTGGTCCAGGGGCCGACGCTGCCCTGGCTGGCGCGCAAGCTCCGCCTCGGCGGGGACCCGGAGGCCGCCGACCTCGGCGTCGAGTCCGCGCCCTTGGAGCGGCTGCGCGGGCACCTGCTGTCCGTAGCGATCCCGGAGGGCTCGAAGATGCACGGCGTCGAGGTCAACGAGCTGCGGCTGCCCGCCGGGGCCGCCGTCACCCTCGTCGTGCGGGACGGAACCTCGTTCGTCCCCCTCCCGGCGACCGTCCTGCGTCACGGCGACGAACTCCTCGTCGTGGCCACCGACCCCGTCCGCGACGCCGCGGAGAAGCGGCTGCGGGCCGTCGGGCACGGCGGCAAGCTCGCCGGCTGGCTCGGCACCGGCGACGGACCGCGTTGACGCGTTGACGCGTTGAGCACACGTTTCGCACCGTTCACACCCCCTTCATTCAGAGGCGGCCACGAGGCTGGTGCTCCTTTTCACAGGCCTCGTCGGCCTTGATCCCTGTACGATGAAGGCGCACTTTGATCGAACCAACTCTGCCTGACGCAGAGCTGGCGCGACCGTATGGCGGCCGGGACACCTCCTGCAGCGGACTCCGGCATCTACCGCAGCACGCGCAAGAGGACAGCTCTCGGCGCCCCCGCACGGGCGCGCTACCAGGCGGCAGAAAGGCACGGGCCGTGGCATCCACGGTCACCACCGAGCCGTCGAAGGACTCGTCGGCCTCCTCCCGCCCGGGATACGGGCAACTGCTGCGCACCCGCGGCGCCTGGACGTTCCTGCTGCCCGGCTTCGCCGCCCGCCAGCCGTTCGCGATGCTCACCATCTCCATCGTGCTGCTCGTGCAGCACACCACCGGCTCGTACGGGGCCGCCGGCGCCGCCGCCGCCGTCACCGGCGTCTCCATGGCGCTGTGCGCGCCCTACAGCGGCCGCCTCGCCGACCGCTACGGGCAGCGCGCGGTGCTGGTCCCCGGCGTGCTCGTGCACACCGTGTCCGGGATCGCCCTCACGGCCCTCGCCCTCGCTCACGCGCCCCTGTGGGCGCTGTTCGCGGCCGCCGTGCCCACGGGCGCCTCGGTGCCGCAGGTCGGGCCCATGGTGCGGGCCCGGTGGGGCGTGCAACTGAAGGGCTCACCGCTGATGAGCACCGCGGCGGCCTTCGAGTCCGTCACGGACGAGCTGACCTTCGTCCTCGGCCCGCTCCTGGCGACCGCCCTGTGCACCGCCGTGCACCCCGCCGCCGGTCTGGTCACCGAGGCCTCGCTGACCCTGCTCGGCGGCCTGCTGTTCGCCGCGCAGAAGAGCACCCAGCCGCGGATCGCCGCCGCTGGCCACACGCGCGTGGAGCACGCCTCGGCTCTGCGCGTCCCCGGTGTGCGCGTGCTGATCGCGACGTTCCTGGGCATCGGCTCCGTCTTCGGCGGCATGCAGGTCTCCCTCGCCGCGTTCTCCGAGTCGATCGGCGAACCCGGCCTGAACGGCGTCCTGTACGGCACCTTCGCCGCGGGCAACATGCTGTCGGGTCTGGTCTGCGGCGCGATCGCCTGGAAGGTCGCCCCGCAGCGCCGCCTGGTCGTCGCCTACGCGGCCCTCGCGCTCGTCGCCTCCGGTCTGTGGGCCGCGCACTCCGTGCTCGTCCTGGCGGGCCTCGGTCTGCTGGTCGGCATGTGCATCGCGCCCGCGCTGATCACCGGCTACACCCTGGTCGAGGGCCTGGTCCCGGCCGGGGCCCGCACCGAGGCGTTCACCTGGCTGACGGGCGCCGTCGCGCTCGGCCAGGCGGCCGCCGTCACCGTCGCCGGGCAACTGGAGGACAACGTCCGCGACGGCGCCGGTTTCCTGGTCCCGATGTGCGGCACCGTACTGGCCCTGACGGTCCTGCTGGCGCTGCGTTCGCGGCTCGCCACACGCCCACACGCGCGTACCGTCGCGCGTGGCGTCGGTCACCGCGAGCCGGTGACAGTGGACTGAACCCCGGGAATGCGTCAAGATAGACCGTCGTTAGCACTCACTGAGTGAGAGTGCCAGGAGGAAGACAGTGCCGACCTACCAGTACCAGTGCACCGAGTGCGGCGAGGGCCTCGAGGCGGTGCAGAAGTTCACCGACGACGCTCTGACCGAGTGCCCGAGCTGTGATGGCCGCCTCAAGAAGGTGTTCTCCGCGGTCGGCATCGTGTTCAAGGGCTCGGGCTTCTACCGCAACGACAGCCGCGGCTCGTCGTCGAGCAGCTCGCCGGCGTCGTCGAAGTCGTCGACCACCGACTCCAAGCCGAGCACGACCACGTCGTCGTCCTCTTCGTCGGACTCCTCGGCGGGCTCCAAGTCGTCGAGCACCGGCACCTCGGCCGGCAGCAGCTCCGCCGCCTGACGCCCACCGCGCACGGGACCCTGTCGTCGACCGACGACGGGGTCCTCACCGTTCCCGCTGCCGGGCCGGCCGGGGCGACGGGCCCTGCCCCGTCCGGATCGGCCGCACGGCCGCACCGACGACGGGCAGGTCGGCCGCGTCGTCGTCGACTTCCGACGTCATTCCTGCGACGGAGCGGCGTGGAAGCCCCCGGCCATCGGGGCGAAGGGCACCGCTGCCACGGCCTCCCGCACCGGCCGCCACCCATGACAAGCCGCACCCCCCGACTCGAAGATCATGATCCACAACTGGGGTACTAGGGTGCCGGACATGGCGAACAAGGCAGCGAACGCAGAGATCGGCGTCATCGGCGGCTCCGGTCTCTACTCGTTCCTCGACGACGTGACCGAGATCCAGGTCGACACCCCCTACGGCCCGCCCAGCGACTCCCTCTTCATCGGCGAGACCGCCGGCCGCCGGGTCGCCTTCCTCCCCCGCCACGGACGCGGGCACCACCTGCCGCCCCACCGCATCAACTACCGGGCCAACCTGTGGGCGCTGCGCTCCGTCGGCGTGCGTCAGGTCCTCGGCCCGTGCGCCGTGGGCGGGCTGCGCCCCGAATACGGGCCAGGCACGCTGCTCGTGCCCGACCAGCTGGTCGACCGGACGAAGTCGCGGACCGGGACCTACTTCGACGGCCTGCCCCTCCCCGACGGCACCGTGCCCCGCGTGGTGCACGTGTCGCTGGCCGACCCCTACTGCCCGACCGGACGCGCGGCGGCCCTCGAGGCGGCACGCGGCCGGCAGTGGGAGCCGGTGGACGGCGGCACCCTCGTCGTGGTCGAGGGACCGAGGTTCTCCACCCGCGCCGAATCCCTGTGGCACCAGGCGCAGGGCTGGTCGACGGTCGGCATGACGGGCCACCCCGAAACCGCCCTCGCCCGCGAACTGGAGCTCTGCTACACGTCGCTGAACCTGGTCACCGACCTGGACGCGGGCGCCGAGAGCGGTGAGGGCGTGTCGCACCAGGAGGTCATGCGCGTCTTCGCCGCCAACGTGGACCGCCTCCGGGAGGTGCTGTTCGACACGCTCGCCGCCCTCCCCGCCGGCACCGACCGGAACTGCCTGTGCACGAACGCCCTGGGCGGCCTGAACCCCGGGTTCGAACTGCCGTAGGGGGACCGGGGGTCGGGGGGCATCCAGGGGGATTCGGGGGACTCGTACGTCCTTGTGGTCCGGAGGTCGACCGGTCGACCGGATCCGGGTGCTTTGACCGGAGCGGCCGCCGGTCTCCCGCTCCCCGTGAGTGACGGAACTCCCCGTTGTCAGTGGCGGAACTCGTCGGTGTGAGTGACGGAACTCCTCGTTCGGGTGGCGGAGTTGTCCACAAACCGTGGACCGTCCACCGGCTCCGACGGGCGGCGCGGCCAGGGCTCATCGTGGCTGTGCAAGCCCGTCCGATCCCGTCCCTCCCCGCAGGTGGTGGTCTCCGTGTCCATGTCCGCGCTTCCTCCCTCTCCTCCGCGCCCGTCCGTCCCGCACTCCTTCCCGTCCGCGCCGTGTCCGCCCGGCCCGGAGGCGCCCGCGACATGCGAGGTGCCCGCCTTCGATCCGGTCCGTGTCGGTCACAGCCGGTACCGGCTCGGCCGGCTGGTCCGGAGCCGCAGGCGCGCCCTCGCGATCGGACTGGCCGTCACCGCCGCCGCGCTCGTGGCCGCGACTCCACGGGACGGCGACCCGGCCCGCGGACACCCGGACGGTGACGCGCACGGAAACTCACCATCCGGCGCGCGATCGTCCGCGCACGCCCCCGCGTCCCCCACCCGTACCGCCGGGAAGGTGACGGCCCCGGTGCGCATCGCCGACGCGGCCACCGTCCGGCTGCTGCGCCCCGGTGACCGGGTCGACGTCATCGCGGTCGAGCAGCCGACGGCCGTCGCGGCGGGCGGCGGCACGGGCGGCGAGGCACGCGTCGTCGCGCGCGGGGCGCTCGTCACCAAGGTGCCCGAGCCGCTGGACGCCCCTGACTCGGCCCCCGCCACCACCTTCGGCGGAAGCGGGGGCAGCGGCGGCAGCGGCGCCTTGGTCGTCCTGTCGGTGCCCCGTCCGACCGCCGCGCGCCTTGCGGGTGCGAGCGCGACGGCACGGCTGGCGGTGACGGTGTGGTGAGGTCAAGTCGCTCGTTCGAGCGACCGCGGTGGACACGCCCGTCCGGCCTTGACGTAGGTTGCGGAGCTGTTTGTTCCACAACCTGTACATGCGAGGAGTGTCCCCCAGGTGAGCGAGAAGAAGGCAAGCGTCCTGCAGGGCTTCAAGGCCTTCCTGATGCGTGGGAACGTCGTCGATCTGGCTGTCGCGGTGGTGATCGGCGCGGCCTTCACCAACATCGTCAACGCGGTGGTGAAGGGGAT encodes:
- a CDS encoding S-methyl-5'-thioadenosine phosphorylase — translated: MANKAANAEIGVIGGSGLYSFLDDVTEIQVDTPYGPPSDSLFIGETAGRRVAFLPRHGRGHHLPPHRINYRANLWALRSVGVRQVLGPCAVGGLRPEYGPGTLLVPDQLVDRTKSRTGTYFDGLPLPDGTVPRVVHVSLADPYCPTGRAAALEAARGRQWEPVDGGTLVVVEGPRFSTRAESLWHQAQGWSTVGMTGHPETALARELELCYTSLNLVTDLDAGAESGEGVSHQEVMRVFAANVDRLREVLFDTLAALPAGTDRNCLCTNALGGLNPGFELP
- a CDS encoding FmdB family zinc ribbon protein → MPTYQYQCTECGEGLEAVQKFTDDALTECPSCDGRLKKVFSAVGIVFKGSGFYRNDSRGSSSSSSPASSKSSTTDSKPSTTTSSSSSSDSSAGSKSSSTGTSAGSSSAA
- a CDS encoding MFS transporter, with product MASTVTTEPSKDSSASSRPGYGQLLRTRGAWTFLLPGFAARQPFAMLTISIVLLVQHTTGSYGAAGAAAAVTGVSMALCAPYSGRLADRYGQRAVLVPGVLVHTVSGIALTALALAHAPLWALFAAAVPTGASVPQVGPMVRARWGVQLKGSPLMSTAAAFESVTDELTFVLGPLLATALCTAVHPAAGLVTEASLTLLGGLLFAAQKSTQPRIAAAGHTRVEHASALRVPGVRVLIATFLGIGSVFGGMQVSLAAFSESIGEPGLNGVLYGTFAAGNMLSGLVCGAIAWKVAPQRRLVVAYAALALVASGLWAAHSVLVLAGLGLLVGMCIAPALITGYTLVEGLVPAGARTEAFTWLTGAVALGQAAAVTVAGQLEDNVRDGAGFLVPMCGTVLALTVLLALRSRLATRPHARTVARGVGHREPVTVD
- a CDS encoding RcpC/CpaB family pilus assembly protein, with protein sequence MSALPPSPPRPSVPHSFPSAPCPPGPEAPATCEVPAFDPVRVGHSRYRLGRLVRSRRRALAIGLAVTAAALVAATPRDGDPARGHPDGDAHGNSPSGARSSAHAPASPTRTAGKVTAPVRIADAATVRLLRPGDRVDVIAVEQPTAVAAGGGTGGEARVVARGALVTKVPEPLDAPDSAPATTFGGSGGSGGSGALVVLSVPRPTAARLAGASATARLAVTVW
- a CDS encoding potassium/proton antiporter → MYPKHIWARAQGARAGEREPPLTVQHLNQLLLVCSLVLLVAVAAVRISSRSGLPSLLVYLGIGIAMGQDGIGDVHFDNAELTQVIGYAALVVILTEGGLGTKWKEIEPALPSATALALAGVAVSVGVTATAAHYVTGLEWRQALIIGAVVSSTDAAAVFSVLRKIPLPSRVTGTLEAESGFNDAPVVILVVAFSTAGPVEHWYVLLGEIALELAIGAAIGLTVGWLGSWGLRHVALPASGLYPIAVMAIAVTAYAAGSLAHGSGFLGVYLAAMVMGNAKLPHWPATRGFADGLGWMAQIGMFVLLGLLVTPHELGDDVLPALVIGLVLTMVARPISVFLCLTPFRVPWQEQTLMSWAGLRGAVPIILATIPMVNGVDGSRRIFNIVFVLVVVYTLVQGPTLPWLARKLRLGGDPEAADLGVESAPLERLRGHLLSVAIPEGSKMHGVEVNELRLPAGAAVTLVVRDGTSFVPLPATVLRHGDELLVVATDPVRDAAEKRLRAVGHGGKLAGWLGTGDGPR